Proteins encoded within one genomic window of Pseudocalidococcus azoricus BACA0444:
- the moaD gene encoding molybdopterin converting factor subunit 1, which translates to MHTIKIRYFAALQEQAQLSEETVKTDLKTYGELYEFLSDRHQFSLPLSQVQVAVNDHFSQLTDQITDQAQVVFIPPVAGG; encoded by the coding sequence ATGCACACAATTAAAATTCGTTATTTTGCCGCCTTACAAGAGCAAGCCCAACTGAGCGAAGAAACGGTGAAAACTGACTTGAAAACCTATGGTGAACTCTATGAATTCTTGTCCGATCGGCATCAGTTTTCTCTGCCCTTAAGTCAGGTTCAAGTTGCCGTTAATGATCATTTTTCTCAACTGACCGACCAAATTACCGACCAGGCCCAGGTTGTCTTTATTCCCCCGGTTGCTGGAGGTTAG
- a CDS encoding Uma2 family endonuclease: MTAFTLDLSPLPHYTDEQFEKLCQANPDLKFERTSRGELVIVAPTGGISGCRNADLMIDIGNWNRRAQLGVVFDSSTCFRFPNGAMRSPDVAWIRTERWQSLSIEQQQKFPPIAPDFVLELRSFSDGLVMLQAKMQEYLDNGVRLGWLIDPLNRSVEVYRPGSSVEVLEAPATISDTEVLPGLSLGLAWLWG, encoded by the coding sequence ATGACCGCCTTTACTCTAGATTTGAGTCCACTCCCCCACTATACCGATGAGCAATTTGAAAAACTCTGCCAGGCCAACCCTGATCTCAAATTTGAACGGACAAGCCGAGGAGAATTAGTGATTGTGGCTCCAACAGGGGGAATCAGCGGATGTCGTAATGCTGACTTGATGATTGATATTGGGAATTGGAATCGGCGGGCTCAATTAGGGGTAGTGTTCGATTCTTCCACCTGTTTTCGATTTCCCAATGGGGCGATGCGCTCTCCCGATGTGGCCTGGATTAGAACTGAGCGTTGGCAAAGTCTTAGCATAGAGCAACAGCAAAAATTTCCCCCCATTGCCCCGGATTTTGTTTTGGAACTACGCTCGTTCAGTGATGGACTAGTCATGCTCCAGGCCAAGATGCAGGAATATCTCGATAATGGGGTGCGCTTAGGGTGGCTCATTGATCCGCTGAATCGGTCTGTGGAGGTTTACCGGCCTGGGAGTTCCGTAGAGGTGTTAGAAGCTCCAGCAACGATATCTGATACAGAGGTTTTACCGGGATTAAGTCTTGGCCTGGCCTGGTTATGGGGATAG
- a CDS encoding molybdenum cofactor biosynthesis protein MoaE produces the protein MTFTISLASIDSDSLQASLINSQAGALVTFQGWVRNHNQGKKVTSLEYQVYPELAINEGLKILAEATGKFDLHGAVACHRYGHLEIGEIAVWVGTTASHRQAAFAGTEYIITQIKTRLPIWKKEHYQDYPAVWVNCLDHEHSLNSPP, from the coding sequence GTGACATTTACCATTAGTTTAGCTTCGATTGATTCAGATAGTTTGCAAGCAAGTTTAATTAATTCCCAGGCCGGGGCTTTAGTTACTTTTCAAGGTTGGGTTCGCAATCATAATCAAGGCAAAAAGGTCACCTCCTTAGAATATCAGGTCTATCCTGAACTAGCGATCAATGAAGGATTAAAAATCTTAGCCGAAGCTACCGGGAAATTTGACTTACATGGAGCCGTGGCCTGTCATCGCTATGGACATTTAGAGATTGGAGAAATTGCGGTTTGGGTGGGGACAACTGCCAGCCATCGCCAGGCCGCCTTTGCCGGAACCGAATACATCATTACGCAAATTAAGACTCGTTTACCTATTTGGAAAAAGGAACATTATCAAGATTATCCGGCAGTTTGGGTCAATTGTTTAGATCATGAACATTCACTTAACTCCCCTCCCTAA
- a CDS encoding molybdopterin molybdotransferase MoeA, giving the protein MPALISVETAVERIKTHLPDWGEESVDLEQVRSGILAEPITADRAYPAAHRIMMDGIALAWESYNHDQRAFKILGTIAAGEPKRTLTDPLACYEIMTGAVLPDGCDVVIPYEDIQISSEGELRIAEIVHDQAWQRMANIHPQGSDFNLSEVLLRPGVVLNGPAWGILASVGKAQVIIKRLPRIQITATGQELIPVHQPPQPHQVRISNPYALKASLISHGFPDVDLDYVADDPELMTAHFQQQTVNYDLLIYCGGVSKGKFDYLPTVWSQAGVKNYIHGVAQRPGKPLWFGVDHMHQTAVFGLPGNPVSSLVCLHRYILQQRPMFAQLTTDFEFTKPLTYFLPVQSHVSSDARILATPHPMKNSGDFMALAPTDGFVELPADRAIFKAGESFPFFPW; this is encoded by the coding sequence ATGCCAGCCTTGATTAGCGTCGAAACCGCTGTGGAACGGATCAAAACCCACTTACCGGATTGGGGTGAAGAATCAGTTGATCTTGAACAGGTACGGTCAGGAATTTTGGCTGAACCCATTACCGCTGATCGAGCTTATCCGGCTGCCCACCGGATCATGATGGATGGCATTGCCCTGGCCTGGGAGTCTTATAATCACGATCAACGGGCATTTAAAATCTTAGGAACGATTGCGGCGGGTGAACCGAAACGAACATTAACCGACCCATTGGCCTGTTACGAAATCATGACCGGGGCGGTCTTACCCGATGGCTGTGATGTGGTCATACCCTATGAAGACATTCAGATTAGCTCTGAGGGGGAGTTACGGATTGCTGAAATTGTCCATGACCAGGCCTGGCAACGGATGGCAAATATTCATCCCCAAGGCAGCGATTTTAATTTAAGTGAGGTGTTACTCAGGCCTGGGGTGGTCTTAAATGGGCCGGCCTGGGGAATTTTAGCTTCTGTTGGAAAAGCTCAGGTAATAATCAAACGCCTGCCCCGCATCCAAATTACCGCCACCGGCCAAGAGTTAATTCCCGTCCACCAGCCCCCCCAACCCCATCAAGTCCGTATTTCCAACCCCTATGCCCTCAAAGCCTCCTTAATTAGTCATGGGTTTCCCGACGTTGATCTCGATTATGTTGCCGATGATCCAGAGTTAATGACGGCCCATTTCCAACAGCAAACCGTGAATTATGATCTATTGATTTACTGTGGTGGTGTTTCTAAAGGTAAGTTTGATTATTTACCCACGGTTTGGAGTCAGGCTGGTGTTAAAAACTATATTCATGGTGTAGCTCAACGGCCGGGGAAACCGCTCTGGTTTGGGGTCGATCATATGCATCAAACAGCGGTATTTGGTTTGCCGGGTAATCCGGTTTCGAGTTTAGTTTGTTTACACCGCTATATCCTCCAGCAGCGACCCATGTTTGCCCAATTAACCACTGATTTTGAATTTACCAAACCCCTAACTTATTTCTTACCGGTGCAATCCCATGTCAGTTCGGATGCCCGGATTTTAGCCACACCTCATCCCATGAAAAATTCTGGTGATTTTATGGCCTTAGCTCCTACCGATGGCTTTGTGGAATTACCAGCAGATCGCGCAATCTTTAAGGCAGGTGAATCATTTCCGTTCTTTCCTTGGTAA
- a CDS encoding FHA domain-containing protein: MPRNFPQLVVYTNGGHYVAPLDQGTAWTLGRGKDCQVVLSDRWISRRHALVQRLENGDYYLIDLGSRNGCTLNNSKITVPTLLKTGDRIALGKTFVEFRAAQAQTTIPPQADSPIDTLPDAAKIRPVVLIIQEYTNQSHLWRDLLVSQDINVIVESGKINVRQVLQDFMVMVQSHPGIVMLDTRAELPDVSHLLRWCYQQSPQLRIILIDSHDRIVSAEKRNWARQQRVLGCLPALPEDNFTVYSAEIEQMMKQILRVLAWGPVRREKLATTLLDLQMAVISDDTPSQWLGEFVVSPGNVQHPS, encoded by the coding sequence GTGCCTAGAAACTTTCCCCAATTAGTCGTTTATACCAATGGCGGTCATTATGTTGCTCCCCTTGATCAAGGCACGGCCTGGACTTTGGGGCGGGGTAAAGACTGTCAAGTAGTTTTGTCTGATCGCTGGATCTCTCGCCGCCATGCCTTGGTACAAAGACTCGAAAATGGTGATTACTATCTCATCGATCTCGGTAGTCGCAATGGCTGCACTCTCAATAACAGCAAAATCACAGTCCCAACACTCCTGAAAACAGGTGACCGCATTGCCTTGGGTAAAACCTTTGTCGAATTTCGGGCAGCCCAGGCCCAAACCACCATTCCGCCCCAAGCCGACAGCCCAATTGATACCTTACCGGATGCCGCAAAAATTCGGCCAGTGGTTTTGATTATCCAGGAATACACGAACCAAAGTCATCTCTGGCGCGATTTACTGGTATCTCAGGATATTAATGTCATTGTTGAGTCCGGTAAAATTAATGTCCGCCAAGTCCTTCAGGATTTTATGGTGATGGTGCAGTCTCATCCGGGCATTGTCATGTTGGATACGCGGGCTGAACTTCCCGATGTCAGCCATCTTTTACGCTGGTGCTATCAACAATCACCCCAACTCAGAATTATTTTGATTGATAGCCATGACCGTATTGTTTCCGCCGAGAAAAGAAACTGGGCCCGTCAACAACGAGTCTTAGGGTGTTTACCAGCCTTACCTGAGGATAATTTCACGGTCTATAGTGCCGAGATTGAGCAAATGATGAAGCAAATTTTACGAGTCTTGGCCTGGGGGCCGGTGCGGCGGGAAAAATTAGCCACTACGCTTTTAGATTTACAAATGGCTGTGATTTCCGATGACACCCCCTCCCAATGGTTAGGCGAATTTGTCGTCAGTCCGGGAAATGTCCAGCATCCCTCTTAG
- the moaC gene encoding cyclic pyranopterin monophosphate synthase MoaC, producing MLSHIDINNQPTMVDISEKLDSQRRAVAQTLIQLPPSLKPYLHGEELILKKGPVIQTAIIAGTMAVKKTSDLIPFCHQIPIESCKFEIEIDPTLMVIITCEVKTHYKTGVEMEALCGASVAALTIYDMCKAVSPQITISQTKLLTKTGGKSTFKRVPQPLYGLVLTGGKSKRMQQDKALLKYHDQPHAKYIYNLLNNYCEQVYLSARKGQWQHTELAALPTLIDHYDDMGPLGGILTALETHPDANWLIMACDLAYVNTGTIEKLMENYHDHVVATCYQNPEHGFPEPLCALYTPQALQQFQRAKTAKIYCPVKVLQMSDCYFITPGLAQELDNINTPDEYQRVRHAHN from the coding sequence ATGCTGAGTCATATTGATATTAACAATCAGCCAACTATGGTAGATATTAGCGAGAAATTGGATTCTCAACGGCGAGCTGTAGCCCAAACCTTGATACAATTACCGCCTTCCCTCAAACCCTATTTACACGGGGAAGAATTAATCCTCAAAAAAGGGCCAGTCATTCAAACGGCAATCATTGCTGGCACAATGGCGGTCAAAAAAACCAGTGACCTGATTCCCTTTTGCCATCAAATCCCCATTGAGTCCTGTAAATTTGAGATTGAGATTGATCCAACCCTCATGGTGATAATTACCTGTGAAGTTAAAACTCACTATAAAACTGGCGTGGAAATGGAGGCCCTATGTGGCGCGTCTGTGGCGGCATTAACAATTTATGATATGTGCAAAGCGGTTTCCCCTCAGATAACCATCTCCCAAACCAAGCTTTTAACTAAAACCGGGGGTAAATCAACCTTTAAACGAGTCCCGCAACCCCTCTATGGCCTGGTGCTAACTGGGGGGAAAAGTAAACGGATGCAACAAGATAAAGCACTGTTGAAATATCATGATCAACCCCATGCTAAGTACATTTATAATCTCTTAAATAACTACTGTGAACAGGTCTATCTTTCGGCTCGCAAAGGGCAATGGCAACATACGGAATTAGCTGCTTTACCGACTCTGATAGATCACTATGATGACATGGGGCCTCTGGGGGGAATTTTAACTGCTTTGGAAACGCACCCTGATGCAAATTGGTTGATCATGGCCTGTGATTTAGCCTATGTGAACACTGGTACGATTGAAAAGTTAATGGAAAATTATCATGATCATGTGGTTGCTACCTGTTATCAAAACCCAGAGCATGGTTTTCCTGAACCCCTTTGCGCCCTCTATACGCCCCAGGCCCTGCAACAATTTCAACGGGCCAAAACAGCCAAAATTTATTGTCCAGTAAAGGTGCTGCAAATGAGTGATTGTTACTTTATTACCCCAGGCCTGGCCCAAGAACTCGACAACATTAACACTCCCGATGAATATCAACGAGTCCGCCATGCACACAATTAA
- a CDS encoding lasso peptide biosynthesis B2 protein yields the protein MISKLIKTWLKWSVADRLLVLSASVLVLGFRLGLWFLPFARLRRFPDFLSQRLHKSVPLQSIPLKKLIWSIKITARRIPKATCLTQALAAQTLLQTYGYEARLCVGVMLDEQKKLAAHAWITHQQAVVIGQLPNLDRFKPLL from the coding sequence ATGATCTCTAAACTCATCAAAACTTGGCTAAAATGGTCTGTTGCTGATCGACTATTAGTCCTAAGTGCTAGTGTTTTAGTGTTGGGGTTTCGTTTGGGATTGTGGTTTTTGCCCTTTGCTCGATTACGGCGGTTTCCAGATTTTCTCAGTCAACGGCTGCATAAATCTGTCCCATTGCAATCAATTCCCCTCAAAAAGCTGATCTGGAGCATCAAAATTACCGCCAGACGTATTCCAAAAGCCACCTGTCTGACCCAGGCCTTGGCGGCTCAAACCCTGTTACAAACCTATGGCTATGAAGCCCGGCTCTGTGTGGGGGTAATGTTAGATGAGCAGAAAAAACTTGCAGCCCATGCCTGGATTACCCATCAGCAGGCGGTTGTAATTGGGCAATTACCGAATTTAGATCGCTTTAAGCCCCTTTTATAA
- a CDS encoding beta-ketoacyl-ACP synthase: MPSSQAPIVVTGISLVSALGHSAEGSWQRLCLGQSGLQVQQPYPEHPPLPLGLIHRQPTGCLTLLDQLLQALLTDTNLCPPLPHCGIVIGSSRGLQYQWEAWLRLRHQGGHDLDLGAWWASLPQSLALSVATKLQTQAPVLSPTAACATGIWAIAHGILLIKSGQCQQVIVGAVETPITPLTLAGFRQMGALCQTGVHPFDRQRQGFALGEGGALLLLETQASAIARQAKIYGQILGVGLTADGLYLTAPDHQARGMLSAVKTCLTQARLSATEIDHIHAHGTGTRLNDQAEAQWIQQLCPDVPISASKGSTGHTLGAAGAMATVFSLLSLRDHVLFPTVGLRNPAFDLNFITSLQARPLEKILCCSYGFGGQNAVIGLGR; this comes from the coding sequence TTGCCTTCCTCCCAAGCCCCCATCGTTGTCACGGGGATCAGTTTAGTTTCTGCCTTAGGACATTCTGCGGAGGGATCTTGGCAGCGACTTTGCTTGGGACAATCTGGCTTGCAGGTTCAACAACCCTATCCTGAACACCCCCCCTTACCCCTGGGACTGATTCACCGCCAGCCAACCGGTTGCTTAACCCTCCTGGATCAACTTCTCCAGGCCCTCCTCACCGATACCAACCTCTGCCCCCCTTTACCCCATTGCGGAATTGTGATTGGCTCTAGTCGCGGCCTGCAATACCAATGGGAAGCCTGGTTACGGTTACGCCATCAAGGGGGGCATGATTTAGACCTTGGGGCCTGGTGGGCATCTTTACCCCAATCCTTAGCCTTGAGTGTGGCCACTAAGCTCCAAACCCAAGCCCCTGTTCTCTCACCAACGGCTGCCTGTGCAACGGGGATTTGGGCCATTGCCCACGGGATATTATTAATTAAATCGGGTCAATGTCAGCAAGTGATTGTGGGGGCCGTGGAAACACCGATTACTCCGCTGACCTTAGCTGGTTTTAGGCAGATGGGGGCCTTATGTCAAACCGGAGTGCATCCCTTTGATCGCCAACGCCAAGGATTTGCCTTAGGGGAAGGGGGGGCATTACTGCTCTTGGAAACCCAAGCCTCAGCCATTGCACGCCAGGCCAAAATTTATGGTCAGATTCTTGGGGTGGGGTTGACCGCCGATGGACTGTATTTAACAGCACCAGATCACCAGGCCAGGGGAATGCTATCTGCCGTTAAAACCTGTTTGACCCAGGCCCGTCTTTCGGCTACCGAAATTGATCATATTCACGCCCACGGCACTGGCACCCGACTCAACGATCAAGCCGAAGCTCAATGGATTCAGCAGCTTTGCCCTGATGTCCCCATTAGTGCCAGTAAAGGATCTACAGGCCACACCCTCGGAGCTGCTGGAGCCATGGCCACCGTATTTTCCCTGCTTTCTCTCCGGGATCACGTCCTATTTCCAACGGTTGGTTTAAGAAATCCGGCGTTTGATTTGAACTTTATCACCAGCCTCCAGGCCCGGCCCTTAGAGAAGATTCTTTGCTGTAGTTATGGATTTGGGGGGCAAAATGCGGTGATTGGCCTGGGGCGATGA
- the pyrH gene encoding UMP kinase → MTRKYQRVLLKLSGEALMGDLAYGIDPTIVQAFASEIAQVVQAGVQTAIVVGGGNIFRGMKGAAAGMDRATADYIGMIATVMNAMTLQDALERMDIPTRVQTAIAMQEVAEPYIRRRAIRHLEKSRVVIFGAGSGNPFFTTDTTAALRAAEIDAEVIFKATKVDGVYDSDPRKNPQAKRFQTLTYSHALANNLGVMDSTAIALCKDNDIPIVVFSLSEPGNIYRALMGEAIGTLVGGTCEVS, encoded by the coding sequence ATGACACGCAAATATCAGCGGGTATTACTCAAACTTAGTGGGGAAGCCCTCATGGGAGACCTTGCCTATGGCATTGATCCCACCATTGTCCAGGCCTTTGCCAGTGAAATTGCCCAAGTTGTCCAGGCCGGGGTGCAAACGGCGATTGTCGTGGGTGGAGGCAACATTTTTCGGGGCATGAAAGGGGCAGCGGCGGGGATGGATCGGGCCACAGCAGACTACATTGGGATGATTGCCACCGTCATGAATGCGATGACTTTACAGGATGCCCTGGAACGGATGGATATCCCCACTCGGGTCCAAACCGCCATTGCCATGCAAGAAGTGGCCGAACCCTATATCCGGCGGCGGGCGATTCGGCATTTAGAAAAATCTCGGGTTGTGATCTTTGGGGCTGGTTCGGGGAATCCCTTTTTTACCACCGATACCACAGCAGCTTTACGAGCCGCGGAAATTGATGCCGAAGTCATTTTTAAGGCCACCAAAGTTGATGGCGTGTATGATTCGGATCCTCGCAAGAACCCCCAGGCCAAGCGATTTCAGACCCTGACCTATAGCCACGCCCTTGCCAATAATTTAGGGGTCATGGATAGTACGGCCATTGCATTATGCAAAGATAATGATATTCCCATCGTGGTGTTTAGCTTAAGTGAGCCTGGGAACATCTACCGCGCCTTGATGGGTGAGGCAATTGGCACGCTTGTGGGAGGAACCTGTGAAGTTAGCTGA
- a CDS encoding 2-hydroxyacid dehydrogenase produces MRVAVFNTKPYDEKFLTAANQTLPPAEAHELEFFESNLRPGTTALAAGFPCVCIFVNDYLNRQALERLKQGGTTLIALRSAGFNHVDLAAAAELGMTVVRVPAYSPYAVAEHTVGLILALNRHIHRAFNRVREGNFALNGLMGFDLHGTTVGIVGTGKIGLIVAQILGQGFGCHILAYDLYPNPELETIGGRYVDILSLAAQADIIALHCPLTPETHHLIDAKAIEYMKPGVMIVNTSRGALIDAAAMIGGLKSGKIGYLGLDVYEGEEELFFEDFSNEVIHDDVFQRLLTFPNVLITGHQAFFTRNAMVSIAETTLQNISDLEQGRACANVVTTS; encoded by the coding sequence ATGCGTGTTGCTGTCTTTAATACCAAACCCTATGACGAGAAATTTTTAACAGCGGCCAACCAAACCCTACCCCCAGCCGAAGCCCACGAACTCGAGTTTTTTGAGAGTAACCTCCGGCCTGGAACAACGGCCCTTGCCGCCGGATTTCCCTGTGTCTGTATTTTTGTTAACGATTATCTGAATCGCCAGGCCCTCGAACGCTTAAAACAGGGGGGAACCACTCTGATCGCCTTACGCAGTGCTGGATTTAATCATGTGGATTTAGCGGCGGCGGCCGAATTGGGCATGACGGTGGTGCGAGTCCCCGCTTATTCCCCCTATGCGGTGGCTGAACATACGGTGGGCTTAATTCTTGCCTTAAATCGCCACATCCATCGAGCCTTTAACCGAGTCCGAGAGGGAAATTTTGCCCTGAATGGCCTAATGGGGTTTGATCTCCATGGCACAACCGTTGGGATTGTTGGGACGGGAAAAATTGGTTTAATTGTAGCCCAAATTTTAGGACAGGGTTTTGGGTGTCATATTCTGGCCTATGACCTCTATCCCAACCCGGAACTCGAAACCATCGGCGGGCGTTATGTGGATATTCTCTCGCTTGCAGCCCAGGCCGATATAATTGCTCTCCACTGTCCCTTAACCCCAGAAACCCATCATCTGATTGATGCAAAAGCCATTGAATATATGAAACCGGGAGTGATGATTGTCAATACCAGCCGGGGAGCTTTGATTGATGCCGCAGCCATGATTGGGGGCTTAAAATCTGGCAAAATTGGCTACCTGGGCCTAGATGTCTATGAGGGCGAGGAAGAACTCTTTTTTGAAGATTTTTCCAACGAGGTGATTCATGATGATGTCTTTCAACGGTTGTTGACCTTTCCCAATGTGTTGATCACGGGGCACCAGGCCTTTTTCACCCGGAATGCGATGGTCAGTATTGCCGAAACCACGCTCCAGAATATTAGTGATCTTGAACAGGGGCGGGCCTGTGCCAACGTGGTGACAACCTCGTAA
- the moaA gene encoding GTP 3',8-cyclase MoaA codes for MLVDSYGRRIRKLRVSLTDQCNLRCHYCMPINAEFMEVNRYLTPKEYGEIIAELVTLGLEEVRLTGGEPLLRQALPEILTTISRCSLKKISLTTNGILLHRYLELLQQHHILDLNISLDSLKPEIFTQITHGRNLSQIQTNITLAKQQGFRIKINTVMMRGVNDLELFNFVEYAKSENIEIRFLELMRIGQACQQQQDQFIPAQELIDRLKTRYTLQAQAMPLDSTAFNFITECGARIGFIASESQPFCGHCSRWRLSADGILRACLLKTDGLEIRELNHEQRLAAYEQLLGMKPYLRPMEVTHLMHQIGG; via the coding sequence ATGTTGGTTGATAGTTATGGTCGCCGGATTCGGAAGCTGCGGGTTTCACTCACGGATCAGTGTAATTTGCGCTGTCATTACTGCATGCCGATTAATGCAGAGTTTATGGAGGTGAACCGCTATCTCACACCGAAAGAATATGGAGAAATTATTGCTGAGTTAGTCACCCTGGGCCTGGAAGAAGTTCGCTTAACCGGAGGAGAACCGCTTTTGCGCCAGGCCCTGCCCGAAATCTTAACTACTATTAGCCGTTGTAGTCTGAAAAAAATATCTTTGACAACCAATGGCATCCTTTTACATCGCTATTTAGAACTTCTGCAACAGCATCACATTTTAGATTTGAACATTAGTTTAGATAGTTTGAAACCAGAAATTTTTACTCAAATCACCCACGGCCGTAATCTGAGCCAAATTCAAACCAACATTACCTTAGCCAAGCAACAGGGCTTTCGGATTAAAATCAATACAGTCATGATGCGAGGCGTTAATGATCTTGAACTCTTTAATTTTGTCGAATATGCTAAATCAGAAAATATCGAAATCCGGTTTTTAGAACTCATGCGAATTGGCCAAGCCTGTCAACAACAACAGGATCAATTTATTCCAGCCCAAGAACTGATAGATCGCCTTAAAACGAGATATACACTCCAGGCCCAGGCCATGCCCCTTGACTCTACGGCCTTTAACTTTATAACTGAGTGTGGGGCCAGAATTGGTTTTATTGCTTCAGAATCTCAACCCTTTTGTGGTCATTGTTCCCGCTGGCGACTGTCCGCTGATGGCATTTTACGGGCCTGTTTGCTCAAAACTGATGGCCTGGAAATCCGGGAATTGAATCATGAGCAACGATTAGCGGCCTATGAACAACTTTTAGGAATGAAACCCTACCTAAGACCAATGGAAGTGACCCATCTCATGCACCAAATTGGAGGCTAA
- the frr gene encoding ribosome recycling factor, protein MKLAEIEDHMQKSVEATQRMFNSIRTGRASASLLDRITVDYYGTETPLRSLANISTPDATTITIQPYDRSSLTQIEKAIQMSDLGLNPNNDGTAVRLNIPPLTTDRRKELVKTVAKLAEEGKVAIRNIRRDAVDAVKKQGKNGELSEDQVKDSQDQIQKLTDKYIAKIENHLSEKEKDIMTV, encoded by the coding sequence GTGAAGTTAGCTGAAATTGAAGATCATATGCAAAAGTCCGTAGAAGCAACCCAACGGATGTTTAACTCAATCCGAACCGGGCGGGCCAGTGCTTCTTTATTAGATCGGATTACCGTGGACTATTACGGCACCGAAACTCCCTTGCGCTCCCTCGCCAACATCAGCACTCCCGATGCTACCACCATTACCATCCAGCCCTATGATCGCTCCAGCTTAACCCAGATTGAAAAAGCGATTCAGATGTCAGACCTCGGCTTAAATCCTAATAATGACGGGACAGCCGTGCGGTTAAATATTCCCCCTCTAACCACCGACCGCCGCAAAGAATTGGTCAAAACGGTGGCTAAACTAGCTGAAGAAGGGAAAGTAGCCATTCGCAATATTCGCCGGGATGCCGTGGATGCGGTCAAAAAACAAGGGAAAAATGGTGAACTTTCAGAGGATCAGGTAAAAGATAGCCAAGACCAAATCCAGAAATTAACCGATAAATACATTGCTAAAATTGAGAATCACTTGTCTGAAAAAGAAAAAGATATTATGACAGTCTAA
- a CDS encoding class I SAM-dependent methyltransferase: protein MADPVTAAVQKLYDTYPFPPEPLSDQPPPGYNWRWSWPAAYSFCTGRTPTTNAIKILDAGCGTGVGTEYLAYLNPKAQITAVDLSQGALTIAQERIHRLGAKNVTLHQASLLDDALDLSGPFDLINCVGVLHHLRDPARGLANLAKQLGPGGIFHIFVYGELGRWEIKLMQEAIQILQGDQRGDYTDGVQLGRQIFAVLPEQNRLKQRETERWAMENIRDECFADMYVHPQEVDYTIPSLFAWLETTDLEFLGFSNPAIWRLERVLGDNPELLERAAHLSPKERYRLIELLDPSSITHYEFFLGRPPLPDHTWTEPTDLLGAMPTLHPCIDGWPGNCLFNSFYELIHLTDGEVAFLQACQENQTQSVQALLPSSSLTLAEVYSLWQRQLILLTPDAGSTKE from the coding sequence ATGGCTGATCCAGTAACTGCTGCGGTTCAAAAGCTCTACGATACCTATCCCTTTCCGCCAGAGCCACTTTCGGATCAACCGCCTCCCGGTTATAACTGGCGCTGGAGTTGGCCGGCTGCCTATAGTTTCTGTACTGGACGCACCCCCACAACCAATGCAATTAAAATTCTTGATGCGGGCTGTGGCACAGGGGTTGGAACTGAATATCTGGCCTATCTCAATCCCAAAGCCCAGATTACGGCCGTTGACTTAAGCCAAGGCGCGCTCACCATTGCCCAGGAACGGATTCATCGCCTGGGAGCTAAGAATGTTACCCTTCACCAGGCCAGCCTGTTAGATGATGCCCTCGATCTGTCTGGTCCGTTTGACTTAATTAATTGCGTGGGGGTTTTACATCATTTACGGGATCCGGCTCGGGGCCTGGCTAACCTGGCGAAACAATTGGGGCCGGGGGGGATTTTTCATATCTTTGTCTATGGGGAACTGGGCCGCTGGGAAATTAAACTCATGCAGGAAGCGATTCAGATTCTCCAAGGGGATCAACGGGGTGACTATACCGATGGGGTGCAACTGGGCCGGCAAATATTTGCCGTATTACCGGAGCAAAACCGCCTCAAACAACGGGAAACTGAACGCTGGGCGATGGAAAATATCCGCGATGAATGCTTTGCCGATATGTATGTGCATCCCCAGGAAGTTGACTATACCATTCCCTCTTTGTTTGCCTGGTTAGAGACTACGGATCTGGAGTTTCTTGGTTTTTCTAATCCGGCGATTTGGCGACTGGAGCGGGTCTTGGGTGACAATCCTGAATTACTTGAACGGGCCGCCCATCTCTCTCCAAAAGAAAGATATCGCCTGATTGAATTATTAGACCCCAGTAGCATTACCCATTATGAATTTTTCCTCGGCCGCCCACCGTTACCAGACCATACCTGGACAGAACCCACTGATCTGTTAGGGGCCATGCCCACTTTGCATCCCTGTATTGATGGCTGGCCGGGTAACTGTCTCTTTAACAGCTTTTACGAACTCATTCACCTAACCGATGGGGAAGTGGCGTTTCTCCAGGCCTGTCAAGAAAACCAAACCCAATCTGTGCAAGCACTCCTTCCCTCCAGCAGCCTGACTCTGGCCGAAGTCTATTCCCTCTGGCAACGACAACTGATTCTTCTCACACCCGATGCTGGATCGACTAAGGAATAA